Below is a genomic region from Castanea sativa cultivar Marrone di Chiusa Pesio chromosome 2, ASM4071231v1.
TTGTGTAATCACAATTTTTCTATTGATACTTTCTGCGTTGACTATCTTAGgggaatttcaaaaaaaaatatctaaacaaCTAGGTGTTTGCAGCACAAGATTGTTATTGTCTTCATCACAACTTCTAAAATAGTAATATcatccaaaaacaaatcaaggAAATATTCTTGTGTGTGTGCAGCACATAACAACCATCCATGTTTCACGTTGCTATTGCATAACTTATAAAGTCAACCATAAACTACAATAGATATAGCATAGCGACATCTCACAATGGTAAAGGTTTGCTTTTAACTGCAATGATAGAGACCTATGAAGAATACTTCACTGGAACAAGTCAATCCCTATGCAGTGATGAACTACGATTGTGGGAAGAATCTTtggctagagagagagagaagaagaagaagaagaagaaaagaagctaAGATGATTCACTTTTTATAGATGGAAGCTAAGAGTccaatcatttttcttttggtggGGATAAAATTTTAGGTCACAAAGCTTTGCTTTTCCTGGCAAATTATAATGCTATCCATGTGtaatatttaaacaagtcacatgactCTTTAAAAAAGTCATGTGACTAAAATTACAAATGGATGGTCTCTTCGATTGTCATGTAATAGGTTGGAGCAAAATAGCTCCGAATATGTTCGGAGCCAAACTTTTTCCAAAGTTTTAACATTATGCTTTAGGAAGAGAAAGAATTAACTTAAAGAAACTTATTACCCAATCCAAGTGTCATCAACATCCACACACAATTTGAGACAAATTTAACTTCACCTATGATCTATTTGCAACCTTTTTAACTCTTGGCATTTGGTAACTTTCTATTCAGATAATGACGTGATGATTGGGAATAAAAATAGGGTCAAAGCAAAACGACCTTCAGGTTTGAAGAATCACAACTTGGTTCAAAGCAGACATACACAGGGTAAGATTATCTCAAGCGACATCACTGAATGTACTGTTCACACAAGGAAATCCAAGGATGCCGATGATAGTAAGAGCGATCTTAGAGGAAAGAAAGGGTCCACAATAGCAGTTCCAAGTCAAAAAAGATATCTCAGGACTAACAAACCAAGCTCTGTGAAAACTTAAAAGTGTTAGATTATATGCCTCTTGTTGCTCGTACTTCAGTAGATTGTACTAAAATGCAGGGGTCTCTTCCCTTTATCTTAAAAAATCTCATGTTTTATTGTAATCATCCTTTACATAATACAATTCACACGAGGCAAAGTTTCACACCATGTATAAatcactttattttcttttcccttttccccCTCTCTTTCATTCCAGTGTTTCTGACATATTTAACTgtctttgctttgctttgttttagGTGCCAAGAAGTGAGCAGTTTATATTGTACTAACtaaattatctcaaaaaaaaaaaaaaagactggaGTTTTTGCACTGCACACTccaaactaaaaaaacaaaaaaattctacagTCAACACTAATTTTCAGTTAATGTATTATATATACAGTACTGTATGGGGTCCGAGAACCGAGGAAACTTAACTATATAGCAATTTTCGTAACTCGGGTTGAGGGGCAAAACGCATCCCATGGACTTCACCCACCTGAGGAGGATGAAAGGATAAAGACAACTGGTTTCTCCTGAAATCccaagaagagaagaagatcTGGTAGTAAGAACAAGGATGGTGTGAGGAAGCttcttgagaggtacattacctGCCTCCACATTCAATGTTCTCCATCAACCTTATTAGCTGCATTAATGTAAAAATGATCCCTGAACAATAATCCAACAGCTAGCACTACCTTTTACCTCCTTCATAAGAgtcttgatgggacaagtatccaaggagAAGGCTAAGAAACGGACAAGTGGAGGTTAAGATGCATGGGAAAGAGCTATAAAAAGGAGGGAACCCATCTAAGAATGGGGATGAagaatttttaagaatttctaGAGCAAGAAAGATAAGGGGAAAGGGCACTTAGTGTAAAACTTGAATAGCTATTTTATAAAGAGATTGGTCATCGAATCTTCTCGAGGAGGTCGTTACTTGTAATTGTTGTTTCTCCTCCTTCATTCAATATCTAGACTCTTTGGCCTTAGGCTTGGACATGAAGTATAGTTGCATTTGATTAAAATTCTCGCACTCTATACAAATTTTGTTGTTTGGGCCAAATTAAAGGGCAAAGTGCCACTGgtctaagtgggcttgggccCTAATCTTTTTTGAGCACCTACAAGTACCATTTAGATTAACATATAATTATTGAACCATTCATCCTAATTATAGGAAAATTTGCTATGTAACCTTAAAGTATGACAATTTTACAAtcaacattttaattaaaaattaatctaCTCACTAACTTGTTAATTTATATACTAATTTTAGAGTAGGTTCTAGTTAGTTCAGCTGGTAAAATCTTCTGCTATCgaataagaaatttggggtTCTATcatcgcctacaccaaaaaccaattggtgtcttgatctgatgataaaggaCAATCATTAAgaacctatgaagcacgggtgcggcgtttgggccgccgcacccgcgtcggacgcggccgGACGCAGCGACGCgtaggcgacgccgctgcctgcgcgtccgtgccgcgtccggcaataaaaaatcagttttttcggcgcgattcggGCCAACGCGCGCGAAATCAGGCCGAATCGGGTGAAATCGGTCCGGCCGAAATCaaccgataccggccgaaatttaaaaaaacaaaaacaaaaaaacaaaaacaaaaacaacaatagGTGCGtatggctgaaaaaaaaaaaaaaaaaaaaaaaaaaaaaaaaggtgcaaacgcaccgtttggaaaaaaaccaagacccaaccctctccctcttcattttcttgagcctctctcccactctctaccttcactcttcagctaggctctctcctattctctgtattctagttattatttaccattgctcttaaatttggtatatatttatataatgtataaaaagtatgtttagcaatatattaaaaatataaatataaatatttttaataattttttaatcgccgcacccgcaccctactttttcaaaaattgccgagtcccgcacccgctcccgcacccgaatcccgaaacgcacccgtgcttcatagttaAGAACAGACattataggttgaaattctacctcttaaaaaaatattaattttggaTGGTGGAGTGAacattaattttgaattaagGTTTTTGTAGGATGTACATTGCAAACAGCCCCATAATTGTTGGTGGATACAAATAACGTAAATCTTAAATGGTTCcaagaatttgaatttgtttagGAATTTGGtcaactgctttttttttttttttgagataatttcAACCTATAACTTCGACCAAAAAGCCAATTAGTTTACCAAGAAGCCAATTAGTTTTTTGGTATAAACGATCAACTGCTAATTTGGTTAGCAATATCCcagtaaaaaaaatggtagttACGTTAATAAATAGGCAAAAAAATtctgatttgtttttttgttttaaaattattttggttgGGTAAtgttgaattttaataaataaataaaaaaacaaatgaatgaGTCATatctacccaaaaaaagaaattccatATAATCGCTTTTCATAGGTAAAGGGTGTGGATGTTCAACTAGACTTCCTTTAACCAGGTAAgaattaactcaattggtaaaatctttgatgggtgaataagagatctgggttCAATcctgcttacaccaaaaaccaatcggggtcttggtctgatgataaaatttaattttggtgtcttgggagaaaattttaataaagaaatagcAATTTGGGAGAAACTTTTAAAATTCTTTAGGTCCTCCATTTCAAAGTTGTAAGTTATAGGGATCAAATTGAGGTGTGTGTATTTTTCAAAGACTTAAAAATGTTTGCCTCTATAATATTTGAAtatctataaaaatatattgatacAAACTTGTATACTCACCACTAAATTAAATCTTAGCCAATTATAAAAGGGTAAATACTAAATCCTTTTTCACCGACCTCTTTTGGCAATCATGTTTCCCTTCTCTGCTCTTGTTGCAATCCTTAAAGCATcccagaaaattaaaaactaagatCTGCTTGAACATTGCTAGACATGCTTCCATTTCTGCTAGGAGGCTTACACCTGAGCACACTTTGTATATATACTCTTGAAGAAACAGCATGATCATATGGTCCCATCTGTATTTCGATGCATGAAGATTAGTAATCAAGTGATCAAACCAAATTTCAAACTTCTACTGGGTTGTGGGACGATGTTACATTTTAACTTACTTGATTTATCCTCTGACTGGCAACTCCAATCTACAAAAGCAACACCTCCAGATCCCCAACCATGTCCTCCTTAAATCTTAATCCTTATCCCATCAACTTGTACCCATTAGTTCTTTGTATTTAAGTCATGGATCTGAACAATATGGTACATATATTGTGAGCAAAAATCTCACCCATAATGTCCATCAAACGGAACTTTTATCAGTTGAAATGAAGCagcatttgattttgaaattttaatctCCAACTCCATGTGTATCAAGTCTAGAACACAACAGACTCTACTGAACTCAGGGTGTGAACTATCTCCTGAAAGAAATATATGTGCACTGCGGTTTACCTCGATCCAACTACATCCCGGTTGCTTCTTGACTCCATTCTCTTTCATTTGAGCCCAAATTTTCTCagcttcttctctctttccacCGCTAAAAAACAATTCAGCCAAGATCAAATACACACCAGAGTTACAAGGGTCTACTTCCAAAACCCTCTCGCCAGCAATCTTGCCCACCTCAATGTTCTTGTAAATTCTACAGGCTCCTAGCAAAGCTCCCCAAACACTTGCAGGAACTTCAACTCCATCTGCTCTCATTTGATCTAAAAAGTTCATTGCCTCATCTATGAGTCCAAATCTCCCCAACAAATCAACAATACATGTATAATGTTCAATTTCCGGCTGAAGACAACACTTGGATTTCATGAAATCAAAGTAGTACCTACCTTGGTCTACCAACCCAGCATGGCTACAAGCAGATAGAACACCAACAAAGGTTATATGATTAGGCATTATATCAGTTAATCTCATTCTTTCAAACATCTCAAGGGCTTTTTCACCATTTCCATGGTGTGCAAAGCCGCATATTATAGAATTCCACGAAATGATGTCATGGCTTGACATGGAAGAGAACTCCAGCAGAGCAGAATGCATGTTTCCGCATCTTGCATACATGGTAATCATTGCGTTGGAAACTGAAATGAAACTATTAAAACCAGATTTTATAACTTCTGCATGAGTTTGTTTTCCAAACTGTAAGGTTGGCAAGTCTGAACATATTGTCAAAACACTAGTGAATGTAGCTTTATCTGCAGATGGACCTGATTCTTTCATTCTAATAAACAGCTTTAAACCTTCCTCACCTTGATCATTTTCTCCTAATCCAAATACTGTGGCATTCCACACAGTTGCATCCCGGGCTGGCATCAATTCAAAAATCTGAATTGCACCCCCAACCTCACCTAATCCAAAATATCCAACAATCAAATTTGTCCATGTCACAACATCACTGTATGGGAATTTCTCCATAATAGCATGAACTTGTTTGATGAGCCCATTTCTTACTAGTTCCAACAGGATTGAGTTCCacattttttgacatttctgTGGCATTTCCATGAAAAGATTTATAGCATGAGTAACTCTTTTGCTCCTCACCAACCCACTTATCAATTCATTCCAAGACTCAAAATTGTGCTCAGGCATTTTCCGAAACAAATCCTCTGCAATTTCAATCTGTCCATTTTCTATATATCCAACCATCATTGCATTCCAAGCCCGAACATCCCTCACAGGCATGTTCACAAAGAGCTCACGAGCTTCAACAACCCGTCCTGCACTAGCCAGCCCTGAAATCATTATAGTCCAAGACACAATATCCCGAACAATCATTTGTCTGAAATACTCTTCAGCCAAATCCAAATCTCCACAATTTACAAGCCCCCCAATGACCAAGTTCCATGAAATCACATCTTTCAACAGCATCCCATCAAATGCTTCTACTGCTTTGTAAATCATACCATTGCGAATATATCCAGCAACCATTGAATTCCAAGTAACAACATCTCTGAATGGCATCCCATCAAAAACCTCTCTGGCACCATCCACATCCCCACACTGCATCATCCCATCAATCACTGtgttatatgaaaaaatatccCTTTCAGGCATTTGTTCGAAGAAATTGACCGCTTCAACAAATCTCCCATTTATAAAGTACCCACGAATCATCGCGTTCCATGTGACCGTATTTCTCagaggcattttatcaaacagttTCTGAGCTTCTTCGACAAGGCCATTTCTCATGTAGCTTGAAATCTTGGAGTTGAGAGGCTTTAGATTGGGAAGTGTTGTTGTGGTATGGTGTTGTGAAAAGGATTTGGggtttgtgagagagagtgttttGGTGAGCTTTAGGGAGAGATTTTGTGTGAGTTTGAGGGCTTGAAAGATGAACAACATACTCCATTATTTTTGACGACCAACTGGGAGGGAAACAACAAAAACAGTTTGAAACACTTTGAGAGAGTTGGAGTGGTGATGGAATGCGGCCGGGCTCATGTGGGCTCGTGAGTCAACAAAGTAATTAAAgtaaattaaaatgataattataataagaacacagttaaaaatgtaaattgtaatgATTTTCGTAAAATAGTAATTAGATTAAAAACTTATATGAAAACTTAAAGCACgtgttttttttatggattatatttttttttcatacttgcaaaatttttaaaatataaaaaaaaatcaataactatattattaatcaaatgtttaaatttcaattttttgtaatctaaaattatgcataaaaaataagtttatagattgaatagtaaataaaatcttataaatacaaaatttgacgtatgtattaagaacataaataacatataatttaacagatatattttaaaaatatttagtcatgttaatttttttagtgcgAGTTGTAGCCATTaactacaaccaagtttgttgcCGTAGATAAATGGAATAGAGATGGAAAAGGTTACAAGTTTTGGaagatattttaattaaaaaagtattttggATATTAGGAAaggatttttgtttaattaaagaATTGGTTGCTAGGAAACCTCCTGCCTTGCACTTTGGAGGATGTCCTCTTTTAAAAGTTTGGAAAGAAGACTTTTGAAGGATGAGGTATCTCTTCCATTAGTATTATTCTTATACGGTGgcacatttttctttcttaaagataaGAGCACATTAACATGTTGCCCTTGCACATTAATTTTGTATGCACACCTTTGTTCTTGCATGCACACATTTGCCTTTACTTCCTGCACACCTTTATCCTTACTTCTTGCACATCTTCCATCCTTACATCTTCATTTTCACAAAAAGATGagaatatttttatctttttcatgACATGTAAATCTTACTCTCGTTCATACTACATTGATAGCTTCCTTCCTGTCATGTGCTTTTGTCGAAAAGATTcccattatttattttctgcGGGATATCACATTATCTTCTTGTGAGtcacattattttttgaataagtgGTTGAAGAATCCAAACCTTCACACACCTAACCTCTTTAAGTGTCATTTTAATCAATGGTTCAATACAATTGGTTCTTGTTGAATTTCGAAATATATAATTGGTAAGATAATAATGTATTGtgattcttaatttttattcattcagcccaaaaaaaaaaaaacattcttatTCATCTTTTATTAGGTATCCAACATTTTTATTCGATTCATAACATTGGTGATGATTTTTCTAACATATAACAATATAATGGGCTAATAATTCATTATGTATGTTGTATTGTATTTAAGATGGTGCTATACACTACGTATTCAAACACGAGtttagaaaacacaattttactATTTCATAATTATAACTGAAATTGTGATTTCATGATATTAACCGACGTGTATAAGATAATGTGTAATTAAATTTGTGTAACAATAATTAGAATGTTTacattttttcatcattttacaATTCTAATTGAAATCGAAAACATAATCTTCGCAAAAATGTGTTGGATAGtctgtaacttttttttttttagaagaggatAGTCTGTAACTCTGTAACTTAGTCGTATGTAACAATAACTGGTTATAAAGACCAAGGTACAGACCCACCAATGAGCAAGGTGTCTGATCTACTTTGGACTTACCTTATCCTCCAAATATCTCTTCCAACAGCTCTCACTGGACACAATCTGCCCACATCAGCTTAGATAACATACGTAGCTGACACACCCCCATCCCTCACTCTTTCCTCACATCAAAACAACTTTATTCTACTCCAACTCCATAACAGAAAAAACCACCACcgccacaaccaccaccaccaccaccaccattagaAGAACTAACTTCCAAACCATGGCGGCCACTGCAGCTGCGGCTGTAGGCTCATCTTTCTCTTCATCCATCCACACCCTCAAGTGTAATATCCGTCCTAATAAGCAATGCCTATCAGACCCTCTTCTTAGACTTTCCTCCTCTACTCGCATGTTAGCACCAATATCTCATTCTTACAGGATTGAACAGCTTTCACTCAATGCCACCTCAAGCAAGTGGAGGCTACTCAGGATATCAGCTGCAGTTGCTCAAGAAGAGGTAGCAGTAACAGCTGAAGAGGTTGCTCAAGAAGATCAGGTGATAGTAACATCTGATCAAGTAGACACAGGGTTGGTTGAGGAGGAAGATAATAAGAGAGGAGGGGAAGTGTTGGATGTTGAAGAAGGTGAGGATCTTGTGAGCACTAAGCTTTACTTTGGAAATTTGCCTTACAGTGTTGACAGCGCCCAGCTTGCTGGCATCATTCAGGATTTTGGAAGTCCAGAGCTGATTGAGGTATCTATTATCTAAATTTAATGCAGTATTTTCCCCCTAGCTAAGATTATATTTTTCTGTCTTTTGTGTTGGTATTAATGATGGGTACGCAAGTTGATGAGGAGTATATATTGGGCTACATGGTGAGATCAGGAAGCATATTTTCATGCTATATGCCTTATTGGTAGTTGGGCTTTTTTACTGACTTGCAATGAGttagtgttttttcttttttaattataaacacTCCATTGATTAGAACCATGAAAAAATATTAGATGAAGTATAGTGACACTacaaaaatattacaacattcttgtttttagttgtggtggatcccaatataatattttattttaatctataGTTGGATTTCACCTCAACTGTTGTAAAATGTTGTAGTCGTAGAACAACTCAAAATCTTATCCAGAACCCAAGCATATTCTAAATGCTCTTGTATCAATTGAAAGTTCTATTATGACCTCATACTAACTTAAGTtgcagagtttttttttttttgctaaccaACAGCATTATCATTCAACTAGCAAAAACAATGGCTGCCAGCCTTACAAGCATCTGCAATTACTACAGGAAGACTAcacttattaaaacaaaaacctcTACCAAATCTGATTGCATACTTTGCAGCCTCATGGGCAGCAGTATTGCAACATCTTCTAACCCAACTAAATTTACAATTCAAAAAGCAATTACATAGATCAAGTATATTACTAACAGTAGAAGCAATGGACCAATCAGGTTGCAAATCTGAAATGGTTAGTGGGTCAAAACAGGACTTAGCATCTCCTTCAATGATGATATGCTGCCAGTTTTCCTTTAGAGCTAGCTGGATTGCCCAGAGCACAGCTGCAGCTTCAGCTTGCAGAGGGGAGCACCATACATGCATTTTAGCCCAAGCTTTAAGCACCACTCCATCTTTATTTCTAGCCACCGCCGCGGCCTTTAATCTATGACCTCACCCTTGATCTCATTATTAGAGGAGGATGTGTCagttgagctatagctcattctcaacaatttatgatttatttcaATGGATAGCctaaacaaatattaatttcatcCCCAATTGTAAACACTAAAACAATGGagatgtaaaatagaaaaaaagacaCAAATTTGATGACGAATTGGAAAACTAGTTAAGATTCTCTTCAAGGGAAAAATCATTTCAGGGAacttatcttataaaaaaaaaattactagaaTAAAAAGTTACAACATCCTACTTACAAAACTTTTGCACAACTAAACTCTCTATTGTAACATTAGCAAATGCCCTGTTTGCCTTCCAACTACCATGACCCCAGAGAATTTTGAATCATTTTACGTGAACACCCCCCAAATTGCTTATGATGCTCTCTTTACTCACTTGACGATTAATCAAGTATTCAGCCCACTTTCTTTTTTAGCaagcaaaaggaaaatgataagtagattttttcccctttttggcaagtaaaaatatttatacttgGAAGTGACTTGCCAATTAATGGTGGAAGTGAGTAGTTTGTGATTGCTAGGGATTCCCTCTTACATTAGTATTGTAGAAGTGAGAAATTCTGAAGTCTAGGTCACTGCTGGGGAAAAGGGTCCCCTCCCATTGCTGGACATCGCTAATTGACAAAAGCATTAAGGGTTGTGAATAAGCTCAAGGTGATTAGTACTGATCAGTAACTCTTGGAAAGGACCATTTTAACTAATTGACTTGGATGCATAGCTGGAACAGCTTGATAGTCATCTCACTTAGGGGCCCTTCTTTTTAGGGGTTCATTTCTAAAGGGTGGAGTGGGGCTAATTGTTTAGCTCCTTTGTGGttctctttttttgaattctatTAATTCCTTCATCTCATTGCTTAGTGATGTCCTCCTGACTTTGTTATATAGAACAGGATTCACTAGGACCTTTACTCTGTAATGGGTTtgtattttataatttcaaaatagaaTATAATCAATAAAACTTGATAATGTAAACATTATTTGAATAAAGAATGATGATTTTGTGTTATGTTTAGTCAAATGTTCTTCCCTAAGCCCCAACATTTACAATTTTGAGGTTGCAAAGTTGAACAAGCGGAATTTTCTTGAATATGTGACCAGGATTGGAGAAGGATAGCTAGCAATCTACCAATTCATTGATTGCATATTACTTTggcataaaatttataatgaaaacATCATCATTGCCATTTTTATTTGCATCACTATGTCCATGCTGATTAATGCAAATGGTTATAGGTTCTCTATGATAGGAATTCTGGGAGAAGTAGAGGATTTGCATTTGTGACAATGAGTAGTCTTGAAGATTGCAAGGCAGTTATTGAAAATCTGGATGGAAAAGTAAGAGACTCACTCTCTTTCACTCTCTATATGTGTTTGTGGGTTATGCAAGTGTTGTGTATCTGTATTATTGACTCTAAGATGACTGAATGATAGACAGAATATTTAATTATCtgggttctttctttctttctttctttccctttgcTCAATACTAGAACAATTTGGATATTTCAGGAATATCTGGGCAGAACCTTGAGGGTGAATTTCTCGGACAAACCTAAACCGAAAGAACCTCTATATCCAGAAACTGAGTACAAGCTTTTTGTTGGGAATTTATCCTGGTCTGTCACGTCTGAGAGTTTGACACAAGCATTTCAAGAGTATGGAAATGTGGTTGGAGCAAGGGTTCTGTATGATGGGGAGACAGGAAGATCACGTGGTTATGGTTTTGTATGCTTCTCCACAAAATCAGAGATGGACACTGCCCTTGAATCTCTTAATGGAGTGGTATTAGTCTCCCCCCcaccctcctttttttttcctatttttttgaaTCTCTTAgacatatttatatattgagATTCTAACTGGTCATTGTTGTTTATTTGCCTTTTAGGAACTAGAAGGACGAGGAATGCGTGTAAGCCTGGCTCAAGGAAAACGATCATAAGAGATAGATAGTCAGGGTTTGGTTAGGAATCAAACTTCCAATGCAATGGCGCTTAAGGAAACGAAAAGGATTTGCTATTTGGCTATCACTAAGCAAGGACTTCAGTCACTGAAAAATCTTTTCTATGTTTTTGTCCATAATTCGTTGTCCACCTTTTTATCTTCTAAGTGAATCTGTCATTGTGAAAATTGTATGATTGTCTTTGCTATATGTAATAGCAAGCGA
It encodes:
- the LOC142623812 gene encoding 28 kDa ribonucleoprotein, chloroplastic encodes the protein MAATAAAAVGSSFSSSIHTLKCNIRPNKQCLSDPLLRLSSSTRMLAPISHSYRIEQLSLNATSSKWRLLRISAAVAQEEVAVTAEEVAQEDQVIVTSDQVDTGLVEEEDNKRGGEVLDVEEGEDLVSTKLYFGNLPYSVDSAQLAGIIQDFGSPELIEVLYDRNSGRSRGFAFVTMSSLEDCKAVIENLDGKEYLGRTLRVNFSDKPKPKEPLYPETEYKLFVGNLSWSVTSESLTQAFQEYGNVVGARVLYDGETGRSRGYGFVCFSTKSEMDTALESLNGVELEGRGMRVSLAQGKRS
- the LOC142624113 gene encoding uncharacterized protein LOC142624113; translation: MLFIFQALKLTQNLSLKLTKTLSLTNPKSFSQHHTTTTLPNLKPLNSKISSYMRNGLVEEAQKLFDKMPLRNTVTWNAMIRGYFINGRFVEAVNFFEQMPERDIFSYNTVIDGMMQCGDVDGAREVFDGMPFRDVVTWNSMVAGYIRNGMIYKAVEAFDGMLLKDVISWNLVIGGLVNCGDLDLAEEYFRQMIVRDIVSWTIMISGLASAGRVVEARELFVNMPVRDVRAWNAMMVGYIENGQIEIAEDLFRKMPEHNFESWNELISGLVRSKRVTHAINLFMEMPQKCQKMWNSILLELVRNGLIKQVHAIMEKFPYSDVVTWTNLIVGYFGLGEVGGAIQIFELMPARDATVWNATVFGLGENDQGEEGLKLFIRMKESGPSADKATFTSVLTICSDLPTLQFGKQTHAEVIKSGFNSFISVSNAMITMYARCGNMHSALLEFSSMSSHDIISWNSIICGFAHHGNGEKALEMFERMRLTDIMPNHITFVGVLSACSHAGLVDQGRYYFDFMKSKCCLQPEIEHYTCIVDLLGRFGLIDEAMNFLDQMRADGVEVPASVWGALLGACRIYKNIEVGKIAGERVLEVDPCNSGVYLILAELFFSGGKREEAEKIWAQMKENGVKKQPGCSWIEVNRSAHIFLSGDSSHPEFSRVCCVLDLIHMELEIKISKSNAASFQLIKVPFDGHYG